TATGAGTGATTCCTGCAGCCGAATTCTGCTACTTGCAGTGAGCAGTACTTGGTGCTACAAATGTCACTGAGCTTTGCATTAACAGAAagtggggcttttttttttgttctggttATGTCCAGAGCAAATGCTGCACTTGTAGCTCGTCTGAGGAAACCTCTCGAAGTGATACCCATCTGGCTTCCTGGGTTAGCCCTCAGctataaattttcttttttaaatccttCTGAAAAGTAAGAGAATGAGGTGGGCACTGTGGATACTTAGCTTTCTGCATGTCAGCAAGCACTGACAAGGCTAATGTTTGCAAAATAGAGGTTACACGGTGTTTTTAAAGGCCATAGAATGTGCTTTGTACACAGAAAAGTAGGAATATGTATACTTACAGCATATGAGCATTAACAGATCTTTGATGTGGGCTCATCTCACCCCTTTCCAACAAGACAGTGTACTTCAGAGTGTGATCTCAGCAGAACACTCCTGGCTCAGTATTTAAAAGTGCCTTTCCTCTTGAGAAAAGCCCATCTGAGTGTTAACTGTGTCTGATGTGTTCTTAAGTGAAAGCAGCACTTGGAGAGCCTCAGATTGATTGCAGAGATTTATCACAAGATGAATAAATGTAACAGGTGGTGGCTGGTACTTTACCATGCCTGTGGAGCCTTGATTTTCATCCGGACAAGTGGCTGCTGAGCAGTGAATAAGGAGTGAGAGAAATGCAGAGCCCACTGATCCTTGCAATCTGCACTTTCCCATATCTGTCTTACTGCTCAGACTGGGACctggcagctcctctgctgtctttgcatgctgtttcattttccatGGTTGCTCTAAATGACTTATATGAACCTCAACTTCACAATACTTGCCTCTCTTCCCTAGACAGCTGTATGCAATTTATAGATTTTGCAAGTTTTTACGGAGCATTACCTTTACTTAACCTAacgttgccttgtgctgggGCCAGCAGCACCATCAAGGCTTTGAACAGTGGGCTGGGAATGCTTTGAGATGCTTTGAGTAAATCAGGGCCTTACAGTCCTGCCATCATCCTCCATTTCGTCCTCTTATGGTCTCCACATTTTTCTCCACCTCCTTTCTGTCTCCAAGGGGTGAATGCATCGCTGAAGGCATTCTGTTAAAGAATCTCTCTGAAGCTTATACCTAGTTTGATAGAATTTTGTTGGCAGATGGCTGCTGtgtcttcatttatttcctaattttaTTAAGAGATCTGCAAGTTGTGTAATTCTTGCACACATCAGCCTTTAACATGGATAATCCTTGGTGCCAGCAGTTAAGGTAGGTACTCAGGGGAGTGATTCATTTAAGGAATTATGGAATCATTGaggttgaaaaagatctctaggatccccaagtccaaccccagcccatcccagcatgtccctcagtgccacatttctacacatttcttgaacaccacGTAGCAGTGCACAGGGTTGCTGGGACTGAAGCTCATGACacagcacttggtcttgttgcACTTCATCCAGCTGACCTCAGCGCAGTGATTaccctgtccagatccctctgtaggacCTTCTgacccccaggcagatcaacacttcttCCCAGCGTGGTGTAAAGGAGGCCCAGGTTCTTCAGATGGGGACTCAGAGTGTCACCCATGCAATCCAAAGGTCTGTGGGACTGCCTCTGAGCTCGGCGCTCACACTTGCATTATGCTGCAGTCTCTGTTCTGTGTCTCCAGTGTGTTGTTCCCAGGAGGTAAAGCTGAGTGGCTGATGGCTTTCAGTgcataaaatttattttcttaaatgtggTATTCCTTTTCTCATGTACTATGGACTTCCACAATTAGAGAACCTTGCATGAAATGCTTATGAAGTCCATGATGCCACATGTTGTTGGGAGAAGAAAGGTGTGGTACTTCACTGGAGTggaaattatagaatcacagaatggcctgggttgcaaaggcccacagtgctcatccagtcccaaccccctgctgtgtgcaggtcaccaaccagcagcccaggctgcccagagccacatccagcctggccttgaatgcctgcagggatggggcatccacagcctccttgggcaacctgttccagtgcctcaccaccctctggctgaaaaacttcctcctcatatccaacctaaacctcccctgtctcacttcaagACCAGAAATGTTATCTATTGCTGCGTTTTGCCAACTGCTTTGTCACTGCAGGCACTTTCTCTTGGCAGGTGTTTTCCTACACGGCAGACAAGGAGATCCGCACGGATGATCTGTGCCTGGACGTGTCGCGGCTCAACGGCCCGGTGACCATGCTCAAGTGCCACCACATGCGGGGGAACCAGCTCTGGGAGTACGATGCTGAGGTACTGGGTTCCCTGTGTGCTCCTGGGGCAGCGTGTTGGTGACCATCCCTGTATACAGCAAGTCAGCCACGTGCTGGGCTCAGTGAGCTGGCTGTCTTGGATATCCTTAAAAAACTGAAGAAGCATTCTGCTTGATTTAtataaatgaaatggaaaacaatatGTATTTGTCTAAGTTAGAGTTTTAGTAGTTTGTTTCTGCTGGTTCTTGAAGCTTTTAGACTGGATTTGAACTGTTTAGTTATTTTCCTTGTGCCAGTCACCTGCTTTCTTAGCTGCTGGGATGGGACAGGGCTTTCCCTGGGTTGTGAAAGGAAGAGCAGTTTCTACAGATGCAGTGACTTACAGATAAGTTGCTGCATTAATACCGAATGCATGTAAGAATCTCAGTATTTTAGGGCTGAATTAGTACCTCTCTTTAAATGCAACAGGGAACAGCAGGTTGAAGGCCTTAGTTCTGagcttttgctttgaaatgtggATGTGAGTTTTGCACAGTGAAGTCCACACAAAGGTATTGGCATTTTTTCTACTAGCCTCTGGTAAAAAGCATGCAAGCCTACcattgcacagcactgagctgccaaGTAGGAAAACAGCAGTTAACCCCAGTGTGTTTGCCAGGTTTTGATTCATTTTTGACTTTACCATCTGAATTTAAACCAGTGTGCTCTTTAGCGAAGgtgattttcttcttcacaaaaTGCATTTGGGTGGTGTTAAGTGCTCGTGCCAGCAATTAATGTTGGGGATTTAAGACCTTTCATCTCCCCTCATTTTATTCCATAAGCAGATTGTAGCACTGGTCGGTAGGTGTGCATAGAGCTCAAGACCAGGCTTCTCACCAAAcgctttttcctctgctgccagcacagagagTGATCTTTCCtgataaaaaaatcagaatgctGGTTGCTTTTCTTTGGATATTTCAGGCACAAGCTGCAGCAAATGAATCCCACGTGGAGTTGTGACACTGAGTGCCTGATGGTTGCAGTTGCACGGTTACGCTGTTCTAGGCTTAAAAATGCCACCTTAGCTTTGGCCTATTTCCTTGGCAGCAAAGCTGGGAAAGTGCTGCAGAGCTTGGAAGGTACTGCCTTATAACAGCACAGTCATTTGCAGCCCTCTCCAGCATCACatagcagctgctgctttcagcattCTGTCTGAAtaggtccatttcttccatcCCATTACGTTTCCCTTTACTTTTAGCATTAGAGACAAACTATCTTCTTACTTTCAGCATAATAGATCCTCAGCAGATTGTAGCTGTGTAAAAACGCCATCAGCCATTAGATGGAGctcataaaaaagaaatactctgCGTTTTGTGCTCAGACCTTACATAAGGGATCTCGCAGACGGCTGCTTTGCTGACTGCTCTGTGCACAGAACAGTCCATTGCATCACACACCTTCTTATTCGCAGGAGTTATTTGTTTGAGAAAATACTTTTACTCTGCAAACATTCAGACTCAGCTTGTGAGCTTTTCTTATGGAACAGTGTAGGTGTTCATTATTTAGGTTCATTTGTGGATAAATCTCAGGTGTTCCTGGTGTTAAAATTCCCCTAGATGTGCCTGgcatttatattcttttaaaaaataaacaaggaaatgGGATAGGAAAAGTAAATCTCAGCCATTCCATACATATTTGTGAAGGTATCGGATGGAATCAGCTTGAAGCAGGGTGTTTAAAATGCCCCTCCTTTCATTTTCCCAAACCAGAAAGTGTCCACATTTGtgcaaaatgcttttgaaacaTAAATCACTAATACATGTTAATGTGAACTAGAGATGTAATAACTTTTTGAGGCAAAGATGCTGCTGTTAGAGGTGTGGGGCATTTGCCTTGCTCTCAGTGCCACGCTGTCTCTGTGGCTCACAGCACGGCTGTGCACCTCCTCCTGCAGGTTCCTCCTGCAAATAAAGCACGTTTTGTTTAACGtctgcaaagaaatgaaagtccGTGTTGAAACAAACTTGCTTTCAATCAAGATGCGGgtgtatttttttagttttcaggTAGATTTTCCATGGTTCTGCTGTTCCCCATGGCTGAGCACAGCgcatgctgcctgcagctctgggctgccgtgctgggcagcactgctggacctgcattctgccactgcttcctgCCTGCTGGTTTTCCCTGAGCTTAATCCAACAGAAAGTTGTGTGCACCACGAATTGGTGGATGGAATGTGGCTTCATGGGAATGCGTGGTGAAGAAACTCAGTGTGGGAGCCCTATAAGAAAGCTCAAGCAGCCCAGGCAGCTCTTTCTGTTTCCAGTGCAGACTACCGCTGGGCAGTTCAAGCCACAGCAGTTTGCAGCATTTCTAAACCgaggggtttttttgtgtgtgaatgCATTTACATCTCGGCAGGAAATTCATTTTGTTcgatttttttccttctaaatccATTGCCTTCTGTTATTGATTGGTAATGCTTTCATTTCCTACTCCTTAACAGCCCATTAGGATTCCTGGCCCATTTTCAAGCTGCCTACTTCACTGCAAGGGCGGCTGTATAAATCAGTTCTGTCAATGGCATGTGCCAAGGTGGACTTTCTCAGCTTTTGATGGCTTCCCATCAGCATGCATTGTGTAATGGTTTTATAATGCACACATGGTGCTTGCCTTGGGAAGGGATGGGCTGGTGGATCCCATTGTGTGTCCCCACAACACCCAAGCAAGTTTTAGACTGTGTAGGATGGTGAAATCTTAGGATGTACGGTAAATGCAAATGgtctcaaggaagaaaaaatactagTCATGTTTGATAGAAAAAGGCTTCATTTCTTCATGCATGAATAACGATGTCAGGATTTGATCGTGCATAATTACTCTTAAATTTGTCACTAAATGTGACATCTGCACAAAGCGGTGGAATTTACATTCCCTGAAAGATGAAGATCTTCACAAAAAATGTGCCTTGAGTCACTGActctcatttccttcttttcttttcctcctgtcagTATGTTGGTAAATGGGAGTATAGCTTTGAGGTAAGTTTGGAAACAGCTGCAGCCCCTGTGCCAAACCCTAGAATAGTGCATCACCTcctcccccagcagcacagtCCTTTCCTTGCAGGTGCCCCAGAGCTTTGTCTGTTCAGGTAGCAATTCACTGGGGTCAGGCTGCCAGTGCTGCACCTGGAATACAGGTGTTCATCGGGACACACTGGGAACTCAGGAATATTTATGGCTTGGCATCTTTGGAGCTGATTTCATAgtatcatagtatcatagaatggcctgggttgaaaaggagcacaatgctcatccagttccaaccccctgctgtgtgcaggtcgccaaccagcagcccaggctgcccagagccacatccagcctggccttgaatgcctgcagggatggggcatccacagcctccttgggcaacctgttccagtgcctcaccaccctttaggtgaaaaacttcctcctcatatccagtGGGGatcctaaacctcccctgtctcagtttaaaaccattcccccttgtcctatcaccatccacccttgtaaacagtcacCCTTGTAAACCCCCTGCTGTTTATCTgcttccttcaagtattggaaagccacaatgacAGGACTGGACCTTAGTCCATGGGCATGCCTGTCTGTATGTGTGCTCTGTGCATGTGAGCTGGCCCTGTGTGTGGTCACAGTGCCATCTGACTCCAGGGTATCACAGTCAagtcccttccctccctctatCAGCACTGCTGTTAGATTGACCTGCCTTACTGCTGTGGATGTCTAGTCAAAGGCTGTGgctttctcctttgcttctcCTCCCAACTTTGctggttttctttattttcaccACTTTTTTGTCATGCAGACCCACACATTTCTACACATAATCACCCAGTCGTGCCTGACACTCAGCAGGATAGAGGATGGCACCCATGGTCCCACCGTGGAGGCTTGCAATGGTAGCCCCTTGCAAACGTGGATGCTAAGGAACTACACCAGGCTGGAAGtctttagaaacattttttacagCCCCACTGATTATTTCCTTTAACAAGCTGTTGGAGGTTAGTATCTGAAAACATCTAATGCAAGTTCATCCAAACACAGCATCGAAAGCAAATGTCACAGTTAAGCTCCTTGcaggaaaatgcttttctgttctctgcctGTTTACCTCAAGAGAATTCCTTTCCTAACTCTTGGTATATATAATAGTACGTGTGTTTAGTGTTAGTTGTTAATTATAGCAGACAATCATGAAGCATTAACCAGTGAAGGAATCAAAAATATTGTGCTGACCACTGCCTTTCTTGCCCAGATAGTTTCACAGATGTGTATGTGTAGTGGAAGACAGTGGGATCACATAAGTTCAGTGGCACAAGCAGGGGTTGCTCTCATTTCTTAAATTTTCATGCAGCAAACTGTTCCCTCCATGTCCAAGTGCACCGCTCTGAAGTTGAGCACTGCTCTCATTAGTGCAGACCCCCAGAGCTCTGATGAGCTGAGGGATTTCCCCTCAGAGCTATCATTTGCATACATTGCTAAGTATAAAACAACATAGCTCTTGTGCATCTGAATGTGTGTGCAGCTCGCTCTGCACCCATCCGTGTGTTCTCAGCTTTGAGTGAAATAGAAATTTTAGGCTGCCTTGTATGAGTATTGTATTGCCTAGTAATTAATTGTTTCCCAAGCAAATGAGGCCTTTTTTTTGTAATGGCATAAATAATGatagaacacagaaaaaaaatctatgagaCGGTTGAAAATCCCAATAATATGTCAGTCTAGCACTAAATTATACGCTGAAAAGAAGGGAACAGCTGATGAAGGCGACGGCAGCTTTTTTAGacttctttgcatttctggTTATAGCAGAAAATGATAGCTGGTTAATTGCTCAAAAAACAATGTGAGTGAAGAATCAGTGGTGCTTTGAGCTGTGCTGTTTAGTAAACAAGCTACTTCTGTTCGCATTGCTAACTCTTTCCTCCAGTAATTAGAGAAGAATTGCTTATATTCATCACTGAATGCATGTCAGATGGTCCTCCCAGTGATTTCTTACAATATCTGTAGGATTTTCTTTGAGAAGTGTGTAATAGTTCGTTTTAAACCAAGGAGCCAACCTCTAGGAATGAGCCAGTGAAATAAGAATCGTAATAGAAACGAAGAGTGTTAGTATGTGATGTGTCGATCCAGGATGGACTGCAGTGTAAAATTACATGGTGTAGTAGCCCAGGTATGTGTCTGCATATAAAACCAAGCAGAATGTGTTGCAGTTGTTAATGAAATCTGTTCCCTTGGCTGTTCTGGCTAGGGCAGGGTTAGAACCTGCATGGAGCTGCTGTACAGAGCTCAGACTTAGTCCTCAGTGGTACGTTCACCTTCCCTCAGTCTCTTTATGTATGTGCGTTCCCAGTGCTTTTGAGCAGATGATTTCAGGTAAAGAATGTTCAGCTTCCTTCTGTCTCCTTCTGACTCCCCCATTCCCCAGAAATAGTGCAGTGTAGTCAAGTAATGAAAGGGACAGGTGtcccagagaagaaaaaatatgttgaaaagagaaagattatCACCTGTATGATGATGTTGTTCATGTAATACATAACAGCTTGAAGTTTGCTTTTGAAGCATAGGTTTTTCATTAGCAATTATTTCTGAACTAACACCAAGTGGCCTGAAATGCATATCTGTTTGGGTTGTTGGAGTCTGAATTCCTTAATCATGGAAttgttatagaatcatagaatgacctgggttgaaaaggagcataatgctcatccaattccaaccccctgctgtgtgcaggtcaccaaccagcagcccaggctgcccagagccacatccagcctggccttgaatgcctgcagggatggggcatccacagcctccttgggcaacctgttccagtgcctcaccaccctctggctgaaaaacttcctcctcatatccaacctaaacctctcctgtctcagtttaaaaccattcccccttgtcctatcaccatccatcCTCAACAAACatccattccccctcctgtttatacactcccttcaagttgttggaaggccacaatgaggtctctctacagccttctcttctccaagctaaacaagcccagttccctcaacttttctttgtaggagaggtgctccagccctctgatcgtctcAGTGTCCTCCTTAAACCAGAGCACTGCTGCTAGTGGTGATGTTCACACgtgctcactgctgtgctttgtgttcCACCTGCTGTGCCTGGCTCAGCAGCAGGACCCCTCGGTCTCCAGGCAGTGATTGgggtggcacagagctgggccTCGGGTAGAGCTAAAACCACCCACAGAGCATTTCCAGCTGTGATTGTCTTGTTGCTTCAGCTCTTCCACTTCTCTTTGCAGAAGCTCACCCTGAGGCACGTCAACAGCAACCAGTGCCTGGACGGGCCGTCGGAGGAGGACAAGCTGGTCCCCAGCATGAAGGAGTGTGCGGGCGGCCGGTcccagcagtggctgctgcgCAACATGACGCTGGGGGCCTGATGGCCCGGCCCCGCGGCTCCTGCCGACACGCAGCCCTCGGGCCTGCTGGAAACCTCTCACCCCCAGGAGGCCGCGGCCCCGCTGGAAACCACAGCCCTGTTGGAGGCCTCGTGCCCGCAGGTGGCCCGCCGACCAACAGAGCCGTGCTGTGTTGTTCTCCAGCAGGGCTCCACGTGCCCCCTTGAAACCTGTGACTGCTCAAAAGAAGTGCATCGGAGCTTATAAATATCAAAATCTGCGCCGTTAGCAACGCGAATGTCCTCGGTGACTGTTTCAGGAGAAACCTTTGTGAAATTTGGTGGGAGAGGTTGGGTGGAGTGTGTTGGTGTGTGTGTGGTACatggtgctgcagagcagtgacaCGGCACGAAATGCCTTACGGAGCTGATGGCACTGGGAACGACGGCCAGTGGTTCTGCAGCCTCCACGTGTTGGTACCTGGCTTTCCTGGCAGGGCGATGGGATGTTGGCAGTGGGGAAGCCCTGCAGTCGACAGGCCAGTGAGGCAGCGTGCAGAGTTTCTCATGTCGAGAGACAGCGGCATACCCACGTGTGTGTttgaaacagcaacaaaatgggGCACGTTCGTAAACTGAAATTGAATGGAACAACAAAAGAGACATTGGAACAATGCTAAGAAGGAGTGACACGCGTTGAAATCTGCAGTAGGAAGActgggttagggttagggccTGCAATCTCACACCTGGCAGACTTAAAGGGTTTTTGCTGCTTCCACTCAATTGGTCCTCTGTGAGAAACAGAGGCCAGGTGTCAGGCTGGACCCAACCTGCTGCTTTTGAGCATCACTGTGTCCCTGCATTCTGTGTGAAACGCAGTCAGGAGCGTTCCTCCAGGGATCCCCTGTCACAGTGGGTATAACTGTGGGTCGGGTCCAGCTCCAATAGAGATGGCAGAtgcttatttatatttttaataattttgtgGCTtaatcattttgctttgttagCATGGTTATTAAAGAAGCACTGATGACACGTGGTCATGTCGGAGGCATCGCAGGAGCTAATGTGTCAGCCTGTGGCTGGGTATGGGAAGGTGACCTGTCCATGTCAGTATCATTTCCGTTGGCCATCACAGCAGAGATTCACATTATTATGGGCTAGTATTCTCATATGTAGATAGTAAAAATTCGTAGGCCAATTATATTTTCTAGATACATATCATTACGTGAAATCTAGAAGCCTGTTCAATTTGAGAAGTGTTTGCTGCGTGTGCATGGGAGCTGCCATGTCACAGCAGCTGGCACGTCCATCCCGACAGCCCTGCTCAGAGCAGTCTCAGGCACTTCCAGTCTCACCTTAAAATCCCCCCAGAACTGTTGAGTACGGCTTAAAAGCCAGCAAAACAGAAGACGGCTGTAATCTTTCTTTGCAGGAACAGCATACAAACATCACAAACGTAAACACCAATCTCcatgcagattttctttttttaaattatttctttatctcCTTTCCAAGGGCTGTTCCGGATGCACAGCCACTTAGGCTGGTGGGTGATATATCCAGATGCGTGGCTTTTGCTTGTCGTTGCAAAAGTAAAAGTTATGGGAGGTCCTACAGCATCCATGAGCGTTAGGAGTGCGTGCTCATGGTGCCAGCTGATGGCTACCTCCAGTGTGACTGTGTCACTGTGTGACAGAGCATCCCCAGTGCTGAGGTGGTGGCTGCTGCACCTCTTAGAGGCTGTGTTTGCACTGGGACGTTCTCCTGGCATCGTTGCTTGAAGGTGGTGGTGAGAGGTGCAAGCAGTCTGCAATTGGCTAGGCTTGAGGTGCAGTCTCAGAGTGGCTGAGGCTGAGAAATTACATTCTGACttagaaaaaaagcactgaatttaGCCTCAGGCACATTGGGTGTTTCTGTTGGCTCGAATCCCAGACCTACCTCCTTGATGAAGGGTCAGATCCTGGATCTGCATCCTTTGTGAGAATGTGGAAAACCCCTAAGTCCTTCCAGAAGAATTTCACATAAACCTCACGTGTAGAATGAGGCGGAAGTG
Above is a genomic segment from Meleagris gallopavo isolate NT-WF06-2002-E0010 breed Aviagen turkey brand Nicholas breeding stock chromosome 7, Turkey_5.1, whole genome shotgun sequence containing:
- the LOC104909317 gene encoding polypeptide N-acetylgalactosaminyltransferase 13-like codes for the protein MISGVVKVDYGDVSARKALREALKCKPFSWYLENIYPDSQIPRRYYSLGEIRNVDTNQCLDNMGRKENEKVGIFNCHGMGGNQVFSYTADKEIRTDDLCLDVSRLNGPVTMLKCHHMRGNQLWEYDAEKLTLRHVNSNQCLDGPSEEDKLVPSMKECAGGRSQQWLLRNMTLGA